Proteins co-encoded in one Rhodospirillaceae bacterium genomic window:
- a CDS encoding nuclear transport factor 2 family protein, translated as MDRETLDRLALRDLIENWVLWRDAGDWERFRTVWHPDGMMMATWTQGTGDEFIAMNRAGWERGVSILHFLGGTSVELNGDRAVCQTKMTISQRAEVHGVLVDVVCTGRFCDFIERRGGRWGFVLRQPIYEKDRMDPVDPAATVALDPEVLARFPAGYRHLAYLQTQIGYDVKRDMPGLRGPEVERLYACGKAWLDGGPLDWLR; from the coding sequence GTGGACCGGGAAACCCTGGACCGGCTCGCCCTGCGCGACCTGATCGAGAACTGGGTGCTCTGGCGCGACGCCGGCGACTGGGAGCGCTTCCGCACCGTCTGGCACCCCGACGGCATGATGATGGCGACCTGGACCCAGGGTACCGGCGACGAATTCATCGCCATGAACAGGGCGGGCTGGGAACGCGGCGTCAGCATCCTGCATTTCCTCGGCGGCACGTCGGTCGAGCTGAACGGCGACCGCGCGGTCTGCCAGACCAAGATGACGATCTCCCAGCGCGCCGAGGTCCACGGCGTCCTCGTCGACGTCGTCTGCACCGGCCGCTTCTGCGACTTCATCGAGCGGCGCGGCGGCCGTTGGGGCTTTGTCCTGCGCCAGCCGATCTACGAAAAGGACCGGATGGACCCGGTCGATCCGGCGGCGACCGTCGCGCTCGATCCCGAAGTCCTGGCGCGGTTTCCGGCGGGATACCGCCATCTCGCCTATCTCCAGACGCAGATCGGCTACGACGTCAAGCGCGACATGCCGGGGCTCAGGGGGCCGGAGGTCGAACGGCTCTACGCCTGCGGCAAGGCCTGGCTGGACGGCGGGCCGCTCGACTGGCTGCGCTGA
- a CDS encoding DUF3859 domain-containing protein, whose product MSWFRSTRPALPALALIVAAGVAATTARAQDEASWKIRENGVRIFDYGIYGHSDLGQVEAPGDLSGWRFTAANVRLLRRTQTILAQPRLTFGMRFQVSDARLIGRTLALVIRFPKMTNPATGRSGSVLVDRFVAIGILRRQLFRFDHMWEMAAGRWTMAVLDGRRVVAEVPFRVVAAFN is encoded by the coding sequence GTGTCGTGGTTCCGCTCAACTAGACCGGCCCTCCCGGCGCTGGCGCTGATCGTTGCGGCCGGCGTCGCAGCCACGACGGCGCGCGCGCAGGACGAAGCGTCCTGGAAAATCCGCGAAAACGGCGTCCGGATCTTCGACTACGGCATCTATGGGCACAGCGACCTCGGCCAGGTCGAGGCGCCGGGCGACCTCTCGGGCTGGCGCTTCACGGCGGCCAACGTCCGGCTCCTGCGGCGGACCCAGACGATCCTCGCGCAACCGCGCCTCACATTCGGAATGCGCTTCCAGGTGAGCGACGCACGCCTGATCGGCAGAACCCTCGCCCTAGTCATACGGTTCCCCAAGATGACCAACCCGGCGACCGGCCGGTCGGGCAGCGTCCTGGTCGACCGGTTCGTGGCCATCGGCATCCTGCGGCGGCAACTGTTCCGCTTCGACCATATGTGGGAAATGGCGGCAGGCCGGTGGACAATGGCGGTGCTCGACGGCCGGCGCGTCGTCGCCGAAGTCCCGTTCAGGGTCGTTGCCGCCTTCAACTGA
- a CDS encoding SDR family NAD(P)-dependent oxidoreductase: MGELANKVAWVTGGGTGIGAAGAEALAADGAVVVLSGRRRDVLDETAARIAAQGGMAAAMPVDVADGAAMAAAADEIRDRHGTIDILVHSAGTNIPDRSWSRIEPEGWKLIVDVNLNGSYNAVQAVLPAMRAAGDGLLILVSSWAGRYDTLLTGPGYNATKHGMRAMAAHLNLEEGKNGIRCCTVMPGEVNTPILDKRPIPVPEEERVRMMQPEDMGETIRFVARLHPRVCVNEILISPTWNRLNVQPAG; this comes from the coding sequence ATGGGCGAACTGGCGAACAAGGTGGCGTGGGTCACCGGCGGCGGCACCGGGATCGGCGCGGCGGGGGCCGAGGCGCTGGCGGCGGACGGCGCCGTCGTCGTCCTGTCCGGCCGCCGCAGGGATGTGCTCGACGAGACGGCGGCGCGGATCGCCGCGCAGGGCGGTATGGCCGCGGCGATGCCGGTCGATGTCGCGGACGGCGCGGCGATGGCGGCTGCGGCCGACGAAATCCGCGACCGGCACGGAACGATCGACATTCTGGTCCATTCGGCGGGCACGAATATCCCCGACCGCTCCTGGAGCCGGATCGAACCCGAGGGCTGGAAGCTGATTGTGGATGTCAACCTCAACGGCTCCTACAACGCGGTGCAGGCGGTGCTGCCGGCGATGCGCGCGGCGGGCGACGGCCTGCTGATCCTGGTCTCCTCCTGGGCCGGGCGCTACGACACCCTGCTCACCGGCCCCGGCTACAACGCGACCAAGCACGGCATGCGCGCCATGGCCGCCCATCTCAATCTCGAGGAAGGGAAGAACGGCATCCGCTGCTGCACCGTCATGCCCGGCGAGGTGAACACGCCGATCCTCGACAAGCGGCCGATCCCGGTGCCGGAAGAGGAGCGCGTGCGCATGATGCAGCCCGAAGATATGGGCGAGACCATCCGCTTCGTCGCCCGCCTGCACCCGCGGGTCTGCGTCAACGAAATCCTGATTTCGCCGACCTGGAACCGGCTGAACGTCCAGCCCGCAGGATAA
- a CDS encoding class I SAM-dependent methyltransferase: MVDTPRNGRFLKTVYQVHDPVEVRDMYDRWAASYDTELIEENGYAQPLRCAEMLARYLTDRRAEILDIGCGTGLSGAALAEAGYGVIDGCDFSAGMLEKARGTGFYRRLFGADLNTPPLDATDGAYDAAVAVGVFGFGHIQPECLDEILRIVSPGAPLVIGLNEHFYEDGALTAKLNALAADGRIDRLAEEHGEHIRGTGVTGWVIAVRKTGAGG, from the coding sequence ATGGTCGACACGCCGCGGAACGGCCGTTTCCTCAAGACCGTCTATCAGGTGCACGATCCCGTCGAGGTCCGCGATATGTACGATCGCTGGGCGGCGTCTTACGACACCGAACTGATCGAGGAGAACGGCTACGCCCAGCCGCTTCGCTGCGCCGAAATGCTGGCGCGCTACCTGACGGACCGCCGGGCCGAAATCCTCGATATCGGCTGCGGGACCGGCCTGTCCGGCGCGGCCCTGGCCGAAGCCGGCTACGGCGTCATCGACGGCTGCGACTTTTCCGCCGGCATGCTGGAGAAAGCGCGCGGGACCGGCTTCTACCGCCGGCTGTTCGGTGCGGACCTGAATACGCCGCCCCTCGATGCGACCGACGGCGCCTACGATGCGGCCGTCGCCGTGGGCGTCTTCGGCTTCGGCCACATCCAGCCGGAGTGTCTGGACGAAATTCTGCGGATCGTGTCGCCCGGCGCGCCGCTCGTGATCGGCCTGAACGAGCATTTCTACGAAGACGGCGCCCTGACTGCCAAATTGAACGCGCTCGCCGCGGACGGCCGGATCGACCGGCTGGCCGAGGAGCATGGCGAGCATATCCGGGGCACCGGCGTGACCGGATGGGTCATCGCCGTGCGGAAGACCGGCGCCGGCGGCTGA
- the argC gene encoding N-acetyl-gamma-glutamyl-phosphate reductase produces the protein MSTGEIRVGVLGASGYTGADLVRLAMTHPNLRITLMTADRHAGKPMQAVFPHLGPQTGKVDLPDLVTVAEADWDACDVVVCGLPHGTTQEIIAGLPGHLKIADMSADFRLRDIGTYAEWYGHAHRAPQLQPEAVYGLTEYYRDAVAEARLVACPGCYPTAALLLILPVVGAGLIDPADIVIDAKSGTSGAGRGLKEGTLFCEVAEGIHPYGVASHRHAPEIEQEVSLAAGREVLVNFTPHLMPMNRGELLTTYVRLSGGTTAADLRACLEARYANEPFVHVAPEGMAPATRHVRGSNHVLLQVYADRLPGRAILVSTLDNLVKGSSGQAIQNVNLMFGLPETAGLEQAPLFP, from the coding sequence ATGAGCACAGGCGAGATCAGGGTCGGCGTCCTCGGCGCAAGCGGCTACACCGGCGCCGATCTCGTGCGCCTCGCGATGACCCACCCGAACCTCCGCATTACGCTGATGACGGCCGACCGGCACGCCGGCAAGCCGATGCAGGCGGTGTTCCCGCATCTCGGCCCCCAAACCGGCAAAGTCGATCTGCCGGATCTGGTGACCGTCGCGGAGGCCGACTGGGACGCCTGCGACGTCGTCGTCTGCGGCCTGCCCCACGGCACGACCCAGGAGATTATCGCCGGCCTGCCCGGCCATCTGAAAATCGCCGATATGTCGGCCGATTTCCGGCTCCGCGATATCGGGACCTATGCCGAGTGGTACGGCCACGCCCATCGCGCGCCGCAGCTGCAGCCGGAAGCGGTCTACGGCCTGACCGAATACTATCGGGACGCCGTTGCCGAAGCCCGGCTCGTCGCCTGCCCCGGCTGCTATCCGACCGCCGCCCTGCTGCTGATCCTGCCGGTGGTCGGCGCCGGCCTTATCGACCCGGCCGATATCGTGATCGACGCCAAGTCCGGCACGTCCGGCGCCGGGCGCGGCCTCAAGGAAGGCACGCTGTTCTGCGAGGTCGCCGAGGGCATCCACCCCTACGGCGTCGCAAGCCACCGGCACGCGCCGGAGATCGAGCAGGAAGTGTCGCTCGCCGCCGGCCGCGAGGTGCTGGTCAATTTCACGCCGCACCTGATGCCGATGAACCGGGGCGAGCTGCTGACGACCTATGTCCGGCTGAGCGGCGGCACGACCGCTGCGGACCTCAGGGCCTGCCTCGAAGCGCGCTATGCGAACGAGCCCTTCGTCCATGTCGCGCCGGAGGGCATGGCGCCGGCGACGCGCCACGTCCGCGGCTCGAACCATGTCCTGTTGCAGGTCTATGCCGACCGGCTGCCCGGCCGGGCGATCCTGGTCTCGACGCTCGACAATCTGGTCAAGGGCTCTTCCGGGCAGGCGATCCAGAACGTCAACCTGATGTTCGGCCTGCCCGAAACCGCCGGGCTGGAGCAGGCGCCGCTGTTTCCCTAG
- the rpsI gene encoding 30S ribosomal protein S9 — MDAQGRAYATGKRKDAVARVWIKPGAGRVNVNGRDAEIYFARATLRMVMNQPFEAADRRDQFDVMATVSGGGLSGQAGAVRHGISKALANFEPGLRPVLKKGGFLTRDSRVVERKKYGKAKARRSFQFSKR, encoded by the coding sequence CTGGACGCCCAGGGCCGGGCTTACGCGACCGGCAAGCGCAAGGACGCCGTCGCCCGGGTCTGGATCAAGCCGGGAGCCGGACGGGTCAACGTCAACGGCCGCGACGCCGAGATTTATTTCGCCCGCGCCACCCTGCGCATGGTGATGAACCAGCCCTTCGAGGCGGCGGACCGCCGCGACCAGTTCGACGTCATGGCCACGGTCTCGGGCGGCGGCCTCAGCGGCCAGGCCGGCGCGGTGCGCCACGGCATTTCCAAGGCGCTGGCGAATTTCGAGCCGGGGCTGCGGCCGGTCCTGAAGAAGGGCGGCTTCCTGACCCGCGACAGCCGCGTCGTCGAGCGCAAGAAATACGGCAAGGCCAAGGCCCGCCGCAGCTTCCAGTTCTCGAAGCGCTAG
- a CDS encoding Uma2 family endonuclease codes for MAPPQAARKPLERPATYQDVIDAPTHMVAEVVEGALHTHPRPAMPHARASSVLGGKIGDPFDFGEGGPGGWWIVFEPELHLGEDIVVPDIAGWRRARMAEFPDTAFVTLAPDWVCEVLSPSTRDLDRHGKRPVYAREGVAHLWFIDPAARDLEAFELRDGEWVLIATARNADPVSIPPFEAISFPLDALWP; via the coding sequence ATGGCCCCGCCCCAGGCGGCCCGAAAACCCCTCGAACGCCCCGCGACCTACCAGGACGTGATCGACGCGCCGACGCACATGGTCGCCGAGGTCGTCGAAGGGGCGCTCCATACTCACCCGCGACCGGCAATGCCGCATGCGCGCGCCAGTTCCGTCCTCGGCGGCAAGATCGGCGATCCCTTCGACTTCGGCGAAGGCGGTCCCGGCGGCTGGTGGATCGTCTTCGAGCCGGAACTTCACCTCGGCGAGGACATCGTCGTGCCCGACATCGCCGGCTGGCGGCGCGCGCGGATGGCCGAGTTTCCCGACACGGCTTTCGTTACCCTGGCGCCGGACTGGGTCTGCGAGGTGCTTTCGCCCTCGACCCGCGATCTCGACCGGCACGGCAAGCGCCCGGTCTATGCCCGCGAAGGCGTCGCCCACCTCTGGTTTATCGACCCGGCGGCGCGCGATCTGGAAGCCTTCGAACTGCGCGACGGCGAATGGGTCCTGATCGCCACGGCGCGCAATGCCGATCCGGTCTCCATTCCCCCCTTCGAAGCGATCAGCTTTCCGCTGGACGCCCTCTGGCCGTAG
- a CDS encoding class I SAM-dependent methyltransferase, translating to MSYIAEEGTFLKRAHDVRTIAETRQFYSEWAETYDAELTGDHDYVQPRRSAAMLSRFLPDRGTAILDVGCGTGLVGAVLAETGYRAVDGCDLTPGMLEKAQERGIYRRLFEADLNRPPLGVRDGAYGAAVAVGVFSFSLIHPDALDEILRLLAPGAPLVIGVNADFYAEGTLARKLDALVSAGRIERLADEHGDHINSAGMTGWAVAIRKAPVASG from the coding sequence ATGTCCTACATCGCCGAAGAAGGCACCTTCCTGAAGCGCGCCCACGACGTGCGCACGATTGCCGAAACGCGCCAATTCTACTCGGAGTGGGCGGAGACCTACGACGCCGAGCTGACCGGGGATCACGACTATGTCCAGCCGCGCCGCAGCGCCGCAATGCTGTCCCGTTTCCTGCCGGACCGCGGCACGGCGATCCTCGATGTCGGCTGCGGTACCGGACTGGTCGGCGCCGTCCTCGCAGAGACCGGCTACCGCGCCGTCGACGGCTGCGACCTGACGCCGGGTATGCTGGAGAAGGCGCAGGAGCGCGGCATCTACCGGCGGCTGTTCGAGGCCGACCTGAACCGGCCGCCGCTCGGGGTCCGTGACGGCGCCTATGGTGCGGCCGTTGCCGTCGGCGTCTTCAGCTTCAGCCTGATCCATCCCGACGCGCTGGACGAAATCCTGCGCCTGCTCGCGCCCGGCGCGCCCCTGGTTATCGGCGTGAACGCGGATTTCTACGCCGAAGGCACGCTGGCGCGGAAGCTGGACGCCCTCGTCTCCGCCGGCCGGATCGAACGGCTTGCCGACGAACATGGCGACCATATCAACTCGGCGGGCATGACCGGCTGGGCCGTCGCCATCCGCAAGGCGCCGGTGGCCTCAGGCTGA
- a CDS encoding DUF3859 domain-containing protein, producing the protein MRIFAALPIVLIVAAAGPALGGPPISVVDYGVYKLSVDHRAAAQRAISGERNVVSNIRIFRRTRTVFAQLGRSFGYRFRIADPTLLGRQLTLRTAFPPLQDPQTGRTGTSQSRPFMPLSSGVYYDGYRFDYLWELAEGLWRFQLLDGETLLHEEVLRVVVPLN; encoded by the coding sequence ATGCGCATATTCGCCGCCCTGCCGATCGTCCTGATCGTTGCCGCCGCCGGCCCGGCATTGGGCGGGCCTCCGATCTCGGTCGTCGATTACGGCGTCTACAAGCTCAGCGTCGACCACCGGGCCGCGGCGCAGCGGGCGATCAGCGGCGAGCGCAACGTCGTCTCCAACATCCGCATCTTCCGGCGCACCCGCACGGTTTTTGCCCAGTTGGGCCGGAGCTTCGGCTATCGCTTCAGGATCGCCGATCCGACGTTGCTCGGCCGGCAGCTCACGCTGCGCACCGCCTTCCCGCCGCTGCAGGATCCGCAGACCGGGCGCACTGGCACGTCGCAGTCGCGCCCGTTCATGCCGCTGTCGAGCGGCGTCTACTACGACGGCTACCGTTTCGACTACCTGTGGGAACTGGCCGAAGGGCTCTGGCGCTTCCAACTGCTGGACGGCGAGACGCTGCTGCACGAGGAAGTGCTGCGTGTCGTGGTTCCGCTCAACTAG
- the rplM gene encoding 50S ribosomal protein L13 → MKTYSATPSDIEKKWWLIDAKDLVLGRLAVEVADLLRGKHKTTYTPHMDCGDHVVVVNAEKIHLTGNKRAGKRIYWHTGYPGGIKSRTMEQILEGRHPERAILKAVQRMLPRGPLGRQQFSHLRVYAGADHPHEAQQPEALDLGARNRKNRPKNREAATR, encoded by the coding sequence ATGAAAACCTACTCGGCAACGCCGTCCGACATCGAGAAGAAATGGTGGCTGATCGACGCCAAGGACCTGGTGCTCGGCCGGCTCGCCGTCGAGGTGGCCGACCTGCTGCGCGGCAAGCACAAGACCACCTACACCCCGCACATGGATTGCGGCGACCACGTCGTCGTCGTCAACGCCGAAAAGATCCACCTGACCGGCAACAAGCGGGCCGGCAAGCGCATCTACTGGCACACCGGGTATCCCGGCGGCATCAAGAGCCGCACGATGGAACAGATTCTGGAAGGCAGGCACCCCGAGCGGGCGATCCTGAAGGCCGTGCAGCGCATGCTGCCGCGCGGGCCGCTGGGCCGCCAGCAGTTTTCCCACCTGCGCGTCTATGCCGGCGCCGACCATCCCCATGAAGCGCAGCAGCCCGAGGCGCTCGACCTGGGCGCGCGCAACCGCAAGAACAGGCCCAAGAACAGAGAGGCTGCGACCCGATGA
- a CDS encoding 3-deoxy-7-phosphoheptulonate synthase class II, whose translation MSAEKWSPESWRDKPALQMPVYDDEARLRQVETTLSGYPPLVFAGEARELTRQLGLAAEGRAFLLQGGDCAESFAEFTPNNIRDTFKVLLQMTVVLMYGGSLPVVKVARLAGQFAKPRSSDVERQGDRELPSYRGDIVNGIDFEADARVPDPARMIQAYNQSAATMNLVRAFALGGFADLHQVNRWTQDFIRDDVFGRRYVELAERITEALDFMAACGVDASTSPHVREASVFTSHEGLLLPYEQALTRQDSLTGGWYDCSAHMLWIGDRTRQPESAHVEFLRGVGNPIGLKCGPSLDPDELIRLIDILNPDNIPGRLTLIARMGAGKVRAGLLPLIRTVEREGRKVVWSCDPMHGNTIKATNGFKTRQFDRILEEVRGFFEVHEGEGTYAGGVHFEMTGQDVTECTGGAQEITEERLGDRYHTHCDPRLNANQALELAFLIAEMLKAGRQRAGLQVAAE comes from the coding sequence ATGTCCGCCGAAAAGTGGTCGCCGGAGTCCTGGCGCGATAAGCCGGCGCTTCAAATGCCGGTCTATGACGACGAGGCGCGGCTCCGGCAGGTCGAAACGACTCTGTCCGGCTATCCGCCGCTGGTGTTCGCCGGCGAAGCGCGGGAGCTGACCCGCCAGCTCGGCCTGGCGGCAGAGGGCAGGGCCTTCCTGCTCCAGGGCGGCGACTGCGCCGAGAGCTTCGCCGAATTCACGCCGAACAACATCCGCGACACCTTCAAGGTGCTGCTCCAGATGACCGTCGTGCTCATGTACGGCGGGTCGCTGCCGGTGGTGAAGGTGGCGCGGCTGGCCGGCCAGTTCGCCAAGCCGCGCTCGTCGGACGTCGAGCGGCAGGGCGACCGGGAATTGCCGTCCTACCGCGGCGATATCGTGAACGGCATCGATTTCGAGGCGGATGCCCGGGTGCCCGATCCGGCGCGCATGATCCAGGCCTACAACCAGTCGGCCGCGACCATGAACCTGGTCCGCGCCTTCGCGCTGGGCGGCTTTGCCGACCTGCACCAGGTCAACCGCTGGACCCAGGACTTCATCCGGGACGACGTGTTCGGACGGCGCTATGTCGAACTGGCGGAGCGGATCACCGAGGCGCTCGACTTCATGGCGGCCTGCGGCGTCGACGCCTCGACCTCGCCCCATGTCCGTGAAGCCAGTGTCTTCACGTCGCACGAGGGGCTTCTGCTGCCCTACGAACAGGCGCTGACGCGGCAGGACAGCCTGACAGGCGGCTGGTACGACTGTTCGGCGCACATGCTCTGGATCGGCGACCGGACGCGCCAGCCGGAGAGCGCCCATGTCGAGTTTCTGCGCGGCGTCGGCAACCCGATCGGCCTGAAATGCGGGCCGAGCCTCGATCCGGACGAGCTGATCCGCCTGATCGATATCCTGAACCCGGACAACATCCCCGGCCGGCTGACCCTGATTGCGCGCATGGGCGCCGGCAAGGTGCGCGCCGGCCTGCTGCCGCTCATCCGCACGGTCGAGCGCGAAGGGCGCAAGGTCGTCTGGTCGTGCGATCCCATGCACGGCAATACGATCAAGGCCACCAACGGTTTCAAGACCCGGCAGTTCGACCGGATTCTCGAAGAGGTGCGCGGCTTCTTCGAAGTGCACGAGGGCGAAGGCACCTATGCCGGCGGCGTGCATTTCGAAATGACAGGCCAGGACGTCACCGAATGCACCGGCGGCGCGCAGGAGATCACCGAAGAGCGCCTCGGCGACCGCTACCACACCCATTGCGATCCGCGCCTGAACGCGAACCAGGCGCTGGAACTGGCTTTCCTGATCGCGGAAATGCTGAAAGCCGGCCGCCAGCGGGCCGGCCTGCAAGTCGCGGCGGAATAG
- a CDS encoding PaaI family thioesterase, whose product MDNTPLITPDDFHAETDNRRWFGTWLGGRIAALGWGTAEFRLPIRDEFLRDGGTVAGPVLMGAADIALYAAVMTAYPDGRKSVTSDMTMHFLRRPAGALLRARAELVKTGRRLATGRIELSMDDDPRLVAHVAGSYALP is encoded by the coding sequence ATGGACAACACCCCCCTGATCACGCCGGATGACTTTCACGCAGAGACCGACAATCGCCGCTGGTTCGGTACCTGGCTGGGCGGCCGGATCGCCGCGCTTGGCTGGGGTACGGCCGAGTTCCGGCTGCCGATCCGCGACGAGTTCCTGCGCGACGGCGGAACGGTCGCCGGGCCGGTCCTCATGGGCGCGGCGGACATCGCGCTGTATGCCGCCGTGATGACCGCCTATCCGGACGGCCGCAAGTCCGTGACGTCCGACATGACCATGCACTTCCTGCGCCGGCCCGCGGGCGCTCTGCTCAGGGCGCGGGCGGAGCTGGTGAAGACCGGCCGGCGGCTCGCCACGGGGCGTATCGAGTTGTCGATGGACGACGATCCGCGCCTCGTCGCCCATGTCGCCGGCAGCTACGCCCTGCCGTGA
- a CDS encoding alcohol dehydrogenase family protein, with product MTPTIPSRMAAVQLVGHGGLDKLHYRTDVPVPAPGPGEVLIEVGAAGVNNTDINTRIGWYSKSVGDATDAGGAGGFDEVDAADAGWSGAALEFPRIQGADCCGRIVYTGEGVDRNRIGERLIVRSMMRSPVGHRPFECWTFGSECDGAFAQYATAPAAEAYRVDCDWSDAELASIPCAYSTAENLLHRASVGAERVLVTGASGGVGSAAVQLAKRRGADVVAVASAAKADALRAIGADEVVDRRADLVAAVGRDSVDAVVDLVAGPSWPGLLDILRRGGRYATAGAIAGPLVELDVRTLYLKDLTLLGCTFQEDAVFENLVSYIERGEIRPLVAKTFPLSDIRRAQEEFLAKTFVGKLVLIPPG from the coding sequence CGCACCGACGTTCCCGTGCCGGCGCCCGGCCCCGGCGAGGTGCTCATCGAAGTCGGTGCCGCGGGCGTCAACAATACCGACATCAACACGCGCATCGGCTGGTATTCGAAATCCGTCGGCGATGCGACGGATGCGGGCGGCGCCGGCGGGTTCGACGAGGTCGACGCCGCAGACGCCGGCTGGTCGGGCGCCGCGCTGGAATTTCCCCGCATCCAGGGCGCCGATTGCTGCGGCCGGATCGTGTACACGGGGGAAGGCGTGGACCGGAACCGCATCGGCGAGCGCCTCATCGTCCGCAGCATGATGCGCAGCCCGGTCGGCCATCGCCCGTTCGAATGCTGGACCTTCGGCTCGGAGTGCGACGGCGCGTTCGCGCAATACGCCACGGCGCCCGCCGCCGAAGCCTACAGGGTCGACTGCGACTGGTCGGACGCGGAACTGGCGTCGATCCCGTGCGCTTACTCGACGGCGGAAAACCTGCTGCACCGGGCCTCGGTCGGGGCGGAGCGGGTGCTCGTGACCGGCGCGTCGGGCGGCGTCGGGTCGGCGGCAGTGCAGCTCGCGAAACGGCGTGGCGCCGATGTCGTCGCTGTGGCAAGCGCGGCGAAAGCAGACGCGCTGCGAGCCATCGGGGCTGACGAAGTCGTCGATCGCCGGGCCGATCTGGTGGCCGCGGTCGGGCGGGACAGTGTCGACGCGGTTGTCGATCTCGTCGCCGGGCCGTCCTGGCCGGGGTTGCTCGATATTCTGCGGCGCGGCGGGCGGTATGCGACGGCCGGCGCGATCGCCGGGCCGCTGGTCGAGCTCGACGTGCGGACGCTCTACCTCAAGGACCTGACGCTGCTCGGCTGCACTTTCCAGGAAGATGCGGTGTTCGAGAACCTGGTTTCCTACATCGAGCGCGGCGAAATCCGCCCGCTGGTCGCAAAGACGTTCCCGTTGAGCGACATCCGCCGGGCACAGGAGGAATTCCTCGCCAAGACCTTCGTCGGCAAGCTCGTCCTCATCCCGCCGGGGTGA
- a CDS encoding nicotinate phosphoribosyltransferase, with amino-acid sequence MNKTRPAEADVAAWTDAYFNRSKGIVRKFGDVTVTYAIFMRRPVVSAPRLMIDWLEAMAAERGVAIGIDLRYPEGKWVGAGEPILYLTGPFEHLVDLETLFLQKLGAACVAAYNADVMCTELPKVAFLGFDARHCAGTDMAEMMAYAASVGSGRARRKVGAVGFVGNATSATAHYFGRDGGIGTMPHAIIGYAGSTLRAAEMFHEAYPDDDLTILVDYFGREVSDSLQVCRAFPELAASGRLSVRLDTPGSRYMEGLDPSIAYSVLDRNAPESIRGYRSEAELRHLIGPGVSAAAIWTMREELDAAGFGAVRIVASSGFGPAKCRVMAIAHAPVDAIGTGSFLPDDWHETYATADVVEYAGRPQVKIGREFLLRK; translated from the coding sequence GTGAACAAGACCCGTCCTGCGGAGGCCGATGTCGCGGCCTGGACCGATGCCTATTTCAACCGGTCCAAGGGCATCGTACGCAAGTTCGGCGACGTCACCGTCACCTATGCGATCTTCATGCGCCGGCCCGTCGTCTCGGCGCCGCGGCTGATGATCGACTGGCTGGAGGCGATGGCGGCGGAGCGCGGCGTCGCCATCGGGATCGACCTGCGATATCCGGAAGGCAAATGGGTCGGCGCGGGCGAACCGATCCTCTATCTCACAGGACCGTTCGAGCATCTCGTCGATCTCGAAACCCTGTTCCTGCAGAAGCTCGGCGCGGCCTGCGTCGCGGCCTACAACGCCGATGTCATGTGCACCGAGCTGCCGAAGGTCGCCTTTCTCGGCTTCGACGCGCGGCACTGCGCCGGGACGGATATGGCCGAGATGATGGCCTATGCCGCCAGCGTCGGGTCGGGCCGGGCCCGCCGCAAGGTCGGCGCGGTCGGTTTCGTCGGCAACGCCACGTCGGCGACGGCGCATTATTTCGGCCGGGACGGCGGCATCGGCACCATGCCGCACGCCATCATCGGCTATGCCGGCTCGACGCTGCGGGCGGCAGAAATGTTCCACGAGGCCTATCCGGACGACGACCTGACCATCCTGGTGGACTATTTCGGCCGCGAGGTGTCGGATTCGCTTCAGGTCTGCCGCGCATTTCCGGAGTTGGCGGCCTCCGGCCGGCTGTCCGTCCGGCTCGATACGCCGGGCAGCCGCTACATGGAAGGGCTCGACCCGTCGATCGCCTATTCGGTGCTCGACCGCAACGCGCCGGAATCGATCCGGGGCTATCGCAGCGAGGCCGAACTGCGCCACCTGATCGGACCCGGCGTTTCCGCTGCGGCGATCTGGACGATGCGCGAGGAGCTCGACGCCGCCGGCTTCGGCGCCGTGCGGATCGTCGCCTCTTCGGGATTCGGCCCGGCAAAATGCCGGGTCATGGCGATCGCCCACGCACCGGTCGACGCGATCGGCACCGGCAGCTTCCTGCCCGACGACTGGCACGAGACCTACGCCACCGCCGACGTCGTCGAATATGCCGGCCGGCCCCAGGTCAAGATCGGCCGGGAATTCCTGCTCCGCAAATAG